One segment of Syngnathus typhle isolate RoL2023-S1 ecotype Sweden linkage group LG9, RoL_Styp_1.0, whole genome shotgun sequence DNA contains the following:
- the tfpia gene encoding tissue factor pathway inhibitor a produces MLPRNDDKRWRRRRRWLLCVCLLGTCSAAAQEAGAPTELFIFNELCAMKADAGPCRSLKNNYFFNVDTGRCELFEYGGCGGNANNFETPEACQETCLVSEDKDPCHLPKAEGPCRGLVTRFFFDSSSQRCKRFYYGGCFGNANNFRSIGECRARCQKQETVTVQNGARETIGVRPTLTGEQTVITNENVVQTNNTGPDHSQDAPLPDACWGPAERGTCDGSVRRFAYHAETKRCHEFLYSGCGGNSNNFKHRRQCMRKCIKSQKGGGEKMIRVRKKNIPNILRGSV; encoded by the exons ATGCTTCCTCGCAACGACGAcaagcggtggcggcggcgccgccggTGGCTTTTGTGCGTCTGCCTTTTGGGGACCTGCAGCGCAGCCGCGCAAG AGGCGGGAGCCCCGACGGAGCTTTTCATCTTCAACGAGCTGTGCGCCATGAAGGCGGACGCGGGGCCTTGCCGCTCCTTGAAGAACAACTACTTCTTCAATGTGGACACGGGCCGCTGTGAGCTCTTTGAGTACGGCGGCTGCGGAGGGAACGCCAACAACTTTGAAACGCCGGAGGCCTGCCAGGAAACCTGCCTGGTGTCGG AGGATAAAGACCCGTGCCATTTACCCAAAGCGGAAGGTCCCTGCCGCGGCCTGGTCACGCGTTTCTTCTTTGACAGCAGCAGTCAACGCTGCAAGCGCTTCTATTACGGCGGCTGCTTTGGCAACGCCAACAATTTCAGGAGCATCGGCGAGTGCCGGGCCAGATGTCAAAAACAAG AAACCGTCACGGTCCAGAACGGTGCCAGAGAAACCATCGGTGTGCGGCCAACCTTGACTG GTGAGCAGACAGTCATCACGAATGAGAATGTGGTGCAAACGAACAACACGGGTCCGGACCATTCGCAAG ATGCGCCGCTGCCAGATGCGTGCTGGGGTCCCGCGGAGAGAGGAACGTGCGACGGCAGCGTGCGCAGGTTTGCTTACCATGCCGAGACCAAGCGCTGTCACGAGTTCCTCTACAGCGGCTGCGGAGGCAACAGCAACAACTTCAAACACCGCCGGCAATGCATGCGCAAGTGCATTAAAAGTCAAAAGG gTGGTGGCGAGAAGATGATTCGAGTGAGGAAGAAAAATATCCCCAACATTCTCCGGGGTTCCGTCTGA